The Formosa sp. Hel1_33_131 genome window below encodes:
- a CDS encoding methyltransferase, producing MYANNFPKKRYKHTLDFLKQHIAPTETILDLGVENPLSELLKTEGYTVSNTSGEDLDVNTNTLETDTSDVVTAFEIFEHLVSPFTVLKNIKAEKLVASIPLRLWFATAYRSKTDPRDRHFHEFESWQFDWLLEKAGWKIIATEKWTNPTKKIGFRPLLRWFTPRYYIVYAERI from the coding sequence ATGTACGCCAATAATTTTCCTAAGAAACGCTACAAGCACACGCTCGATTTTCTTAAACAACACATAGCACCAACAGAAACCATTTTGGATTTAGGGGTTGAAAACCCATTGTCTGAACTTCTGAAAACGGAAGGCTATACAGTGAGTAATACTTCTGGGGAAGATTTGGATGTCAATACGAACACACTCGAAACGGATACTTCCGATGTGGTGACCGCCTTTGAAATTTTTGAACATTTAGTATCGCCTTTTACAGTTTTAAAAAATATCAAGGCAGAAAAATTAGTCGCCAGTATTCCACTCCGATTGTGGTTTGCAACTGCCTACCGCAGTAAAACCGATCCGAGAGACCGTCATTTTCATGAGTTTGAATCTTGGCAGTTTGACTGGTTGTTAGAAAAAGCTGGCTGGAAAATTATCGCGACGGAAAAATGGACCAACCCCACCAAGAAAATTGGATTTCGACCTTTACTCCGTTGGTTTACACCTCGATATTATATTGTTTACGCTGAAAGAATTTGA
- a CDS encoding glycosyltransferase family 2 protein has product MKFYIVIPAHNEADFIGKTLQSLINQSLCPAKIVVVDDNSTDDTAAIVTNLSKQHPWISLVSNTSSEAHLPGEKIINAFYKGYDSLDSEYDVICKFDADVIFPENYLETLAKHYQKNSHLGMVAGHCYIEQNGIWVLEDLTSKDHIRGGLKAYRKACFSDIGGLKKSMGWDTIDELLALYYNWEFETDASLHVKHLKPTGANYNKSAKHLQGTALYKMRYGFTLAFLSALKLAYKKRRIHLFWDYIAGYIKAANQKEPFLIDADQGAFVRGYRWKNIKRKFKLLR; this is encoded by the coding sequence TTGAAGTTTTACATCGTCATACCGGCCCATAATGAAGCTGATTTTATTGGTAAAACCCTCCAATCGCTTATAAACCAAAGTTTATGCCCTGCCAAAATTGTGGTGGTGGACGACAACTCAACAGATGACACAGCGGCCATTGTAACTAATTTATCCAAACAACACCCTTGGATTTCGTTGGTTTCAAACACCTCATCGGAAGCACACTTACCCGGTGAGAAAATCATCAATGCTTTTTATAAAGGGTATGACTCATTGGATTCAGAATACGATGTCATTTGTAAATTCGATGCAGATGTGATATTCCCTGAAAATTATTTAGAAACCCTCGCAAAGCATTACCAAAAAAATTCGCATTTGGGCATGGTCGCAGGGCATTGTTATATAGAACAAAATGGAATTTGGGTGTTGGAAGATCTAACTTCCAAAGATCACATTCGAGGAGGACTGAAAGCCTATAGAAAAGCGTGTTTTTCAGATATTGGAGGCCTCAAAAAATCGATGGGTTGGGACACCATTGATGAATTGTTGGCACTTTACTACAACTGGGAGTTTGAAACGGACGCCTCTTTGCACGTAAAACATCTCAAACCAACAGGAGCTAATTATAACAAAAGTGCTAAACATTTGCAGGGAACTGCTCTGTATAAAATGCGCTACGGATTTACTTTGGCGTTTTTATCCGCTCTCAAATTAGCTTACAAAAAACGACGCATCCATCTTTTTTGGGATTATATCGCAGGGTATATTAAAGCAGCTAATCAGAAAGAACCTTTTTTGATTGATGCAGATCAAGGGGCTTTTGTAAGAGGGTATCGCTGGAAAAATATCAAACGAAAGTTTAAGCTTCTACGCTAA
- a CDS encoding branched-chain amino acid aminotransferase: protein MSNTISITTVKESKVDTLDFDTIALGRTFTDHMFVCDYKDGQWENPRITPMEVIPMHPACMALHYGQALFEGMKATLGTTGAPLLFRPEKNAERLNFSARRLGMPEFSETLFVDALKQLVHLDQKWIPPHEGSALYLRPFMFADEAFIGMRAANSYKFIVMASPSKPIYTNRVRLYAETTYIRAAHGGTGEAKAAGNYAAAVLPTEIAKSKGFDQVLWLDANEFKYIQEVGTMNIFFKINGAFVTPSLDGSILAGITRMSVIDFLRHKGYEVVERPITIDEVIEASSNGELEEAFGSGTAVGIAMIQEIGYKDTLIHVSDTSPVGQLVLDTINGVRIGTLPDELNWMVSVEA from the coding sequence ATGTCAAATACAATTTCAATCACCACAGTTAAGGAGTCAAAAGTCGATACGCTTGATTTTGATACGATCGCCTTAGGGCGTACGTTTACAGATCATATGTTTGTGTGTGACTATAAAGACGGACAATGGGAAAACCCCAGAATCACCCCAATGGAAGTGATTCCAATGCATCCCGCCTGTATGGCATTGCATTATGGACAGGCCTTATTTGAAGGCATGAAAGCAACACTCGGTACTACAGGAGCACCCTTATTATTTCGTCCCGAAAAAAATGCCGAACGTCTTAATTTTAGTGCCCGCCGTTTGGGGATGCCTGAGTTTTCTGAAACACTGTTTGTAGATGCCTTGAAACAATTGGTGCATCTAGATCAAAAATGGATTCCACCACACGAAGGAAGCGCCTTGTATCTGCGTCCTTTTATGTTTGCCGATGAAGCCTTTATTGGGATGCGCGCTGCCAATTCTTATAAATTTATTGTGATGGCATCCCCATCGAAGCCTATCTACACCAACCGCGTCCGTTTGTATGCGGAGACCACTTATATCCGTGCAGCACATGGCGGGACAGGAGAAGCCAAAGCAGCAGGAAATTATGCCGCTGCCGTGCTTCCTACTGAAATTGCTAAATCCAAAGGATTTGACCAAGTACTTTGGTTAGATGCCAACGAATTTAAGTACATTCAAGAAGTAGGAACCATGAACATTTTTTTTAAGATTAATGGCGCATTTGTCACCCCTTCTTTAGATGGCTCGATTTTAGCAGGCATTACACGTATGAGTGTCATTGATTTTTTACGTCATAAAGGCTATGAAGTGGTTGAACGTCCCATTACGATTGATGAGGTGATTGAAGCCTCTAGCAACGGTGAATTAGAAGAAGCATTTGGATCAGGCACGGCCGTTGGTATTGCAATGATTCAAGAAATTGGATATAAAGATACCTTGATTCATGTGTCTGATACAAGTCCTGTGGGACAATTGGTTTTGGATACGATTAACGGCGTTCGAATTGGAACACTCCCCGACGAATTGAATTGGATGGTTAGCGTAGAAGCTTAA
- a CDS encoding enoyl-CoA hydratase/isomerase family protein — protein sequence MSTSYVHLKVENKVGYIEFYNPPHNALPSEMLARLMELIETAGADPSVAVIVLKSGGDRTFCAGASFEELIAISNPHQGAEFFEGFANVINALRNCPKITIGRVQGKAVGGGVGLAAATDYCMATTHSEIKLSELTIGIGPFVIEPAVTRKIGLSAMSQLSLEASRFFSAQWAQEKGLFMKVCPSIGALDTEVSLLAAQLCAYNPEALQKLKKTFWEGTEHWGELLNERASVSGRLVLSDFTKTQLKKYK from the coding sequence ATGTCAACTTCTTACGTACACTTAAAGGTCGAAAATAAAGTCGGTTATATTGAATTTTATAACCCGCCTCACAATGCTTTGCCATCAGAAATGTTAGCAAGGCTTATGGAATTAATCGAAACGGCCGGTGCAGATCCATCCGTTGCAGTGATTGTTCTTAAAAGTGGAGGTGATCGCACCTTTTGTGCAGGTGCAAGTTTTGAAGAATTGATTGCAATTTCAAACCCCCACCAAGGAGCGGAATTCTTTGAAGGCTTTGCCAATGTGATTAATGCCCTTCGTAACTGTCCTAAAATCACAATTGGTCGTGTGCAAGGAAAAGCAGTTGGCGGTGGAGTTGGATTGGCAGCAGCAACCGATTATTGTATGGCAACGACCCATTCAGAAATAAAACTAAGTGAACTCACTATTGGTATTGGTCCATTTGTGATTGAACCCGCAGTCACCCGTAAAATAGGATTGAGTGCCATGTCTCAATTAAGTTTGGAAGCTTCTAGATTTTTCTCGGCGCAATGGGCGCAGGAAAAAGGATTGTTCATGAAAGTTTGTCCTTCCATAGGTGCTTTAGATACCGAAGTAAGTTTGCTAGCAGCACAACTGTGCGCATACAATCCGGAGGCCCTTCAAAAATTAAAAAAAACTTTTTGGGAAGGTACCGAACATTGGGGTGAATTATTAAACGAACGCGCCTCCGTAAGTGGTCGCTTGGTGTTAAGTGATTTTACAAAAACACAATTAAAAAAGTATAAATAA
- a CDS encoding 3-oxoacyl-ACP synthase III family protein, with protein MNIRITGVGSYIPKIVQKNEAFKDHSFLNIDGSEIHSSNEVIVEKFKAITGISERRYAEDHLTASDLGALAAEKAIADAGIDPETLDYIILAHNFGDVKSGSIQSDILPCLAARVKNSLKIKNPKCVAYDILFGCPGWIEGVIQAQAFIKAGMAKRCLVIGAETLSRVVDPHDRDSMIYSDGAGATIIELAEEDGGILSHESASYTHDEVYHLFFGCSNNKSLEDGNRFIKMYGRKIYEFALSNVPAAMKTCLDNSGMDIKDVKKILIHQANEKMDEAIVNRFYRLYKTPVPEGIMPMSIHKLGNSSVATVPTLLDLIKSGQMEGHELNKGDIVIFASVGAGMHINAITYKY; from the coding sequence ATGAATATCAGAATTACAGGAGTCGGGAGTTACATTCCAAAAATAGTACAGAAAAATGAGGCATTTAAAGACCATTCATTTTTAAACATTGATGGATCTGAAATCCACTCCTCTAATGAGGTCATTGTAGAGAAATTTAAAGCCATCACCGGTATTTCCGAACGCCGCTATGCAGAAGACCATCTAACGGCTTCTGACCTTGGAGCGTTGGCCGCTGAAAAAGCCATTGCAGATGCAGGCATTGACCCAGAAACCTTGGACTACATCATACTTGCGCATAATTTTGGAGATGTCAAATCGGGTTCCATTCAAAGTGATATTTTACCCTGTTTAGCGGCGCGTGTCAAAAACAGTTTAAAAATAAAAAATCCAAAATGTGTGGCTTATGATATTCTTTTTGGATGTCCGGGTTGGATTGAAGGCGTCATTCAAGCGCAAGCTTTTATCAAAGCGGGGATGGCAAAACGATGCTTGGTCATCGGCGCAGAAACACTCTCAAGAGTGGTCGATCCACACGACCGGGATTCTATGATTTATTCAGATGGCGCAGGTGCTACGATCATCGAATTAGCAGAAGAAGACGGCGGAATATTATCTCATGAATCGGCTTCTTACACACATGACGAAGTGTATCATTTATTCTTCGGTTGTTCAAATAACAAGTCCTTAGAAGATGGCAACCGTTTCATAAAAATGTACGGTCGTAAAATTTATGAATTCGCTTTATCAAATGTTCCTGCCGCCATGAAAACCTGTTTGGACAACAGTGGTATGGACATCAAGGATGTGAAGAAAATATTGATTCACCAAGCAAATGAAAAAATGGACGAGGCGATTGTAAATCGTTTCTATAGACTTTATAAAACCCCTGTTCCAGAAGGCATCATGCCGATGAGTATTCATAAATTAGGAAACAGTTCGGTCGCAACGGTGCCGACCTTATTGGACCTCATCAAAAGTGGTCAAATGGAAGGACACGAACTTAATAAAGGAGATATTGTTATATTTGCTAGCGTCGGTGCAGGAATGCACATCAACGCTATCACTTATAAATACTAA